Part of the Streptomyces sp. f51 genome is shown below.
CGCTCCCCGCACGGTCTGGCTCCTGTGCGCGCCGTCCATCGAGGACGTGCTGCCCACCATCCGCTCCCGCTGCCGACTGCTCACGCTGCGCACCCCTCCGGTGGAGGCCGTCGCCGACATCCTGATCCGCCGTGACGGCATCGAGCCCGAGGTCGCCGCGGCCGCCGCGCGCGCGACGCAGGGCCACATCGGGCGCGCCCGCCGTCTCGCGACGGACCCGAGCGCCCGTCAGCGCCGCGCCGCCGTCCTCAAGCTCCCGCTGCGGATCGACGACGTCGGCGGCTGCCTCAAGGCGGCCCAGGAGCTGATCGACACGGCTGCGGAGGACGCGAAGCAGCTCGCCGAGGAAGTCGACGTCAAGGAGACCGAGGACCTGAAGGCGGCGCTCGGAGCGGCCCAGGGCGGCCGGATGCCCCGGGGCACGGCGGGTGTCATGAAGGAGCTGGAGGACCGGCAGAAGCGCCGAAGAACGCGTACGCAGCGCGACAGCCTGGATCTGGCCCTGATCGACCTCACCGGCTTCTACCGCGATGTCCTCGCCCTTCAGCTCGGCTCCCGCCTGGCCATCGCCAACGCGGAGGCCGGGGACACCCTGGAGCGGCTGGCCCGCGGCGGTTCGCCGGAGTCGACCCTGCGCCGTATCGACGCGATCGCCGCGTGCCGCGAGGCGCTCGACCGCAACGTCGCTCCGCTGCTCGCGGTGGAGGCGATGACGATGGCGCTCCGCGCGGGCTGATCCGCCGATCCCGGTTCGTGACCGCGACCCGGCGGTGACTGGTCGCCCGGTTGACCAGGTCACTCGTACGAGCCGCTTCCGCGACTGAAGGTGATCGGGACATCGCGCAAGGTTAGGCTCGCGAAATGCACATGAGGCGCACCACACGGCCGATCCGACCCCTCCGTGCGAGCGGCGTGCTGCTGGCCGCCGCGGCGCTGCTCATCTCCGCCTGCTCCTCCTCGGGGAGTTCCACGACGAAGGCCGCGACGACCGAGGCGGTGCTCACCGCGCTGCCACGCGCCACCCCGTCGGCGCTGGCGCCGTACTACGAGCAGAAGCTGAACTGGCGCAGCTGCGGTGTCCCCGGCTTCGAGTGCGCCACGATGAAGGCCCCGCTCGACTACGACAAGCCCGGCTCGGGCGACGTCAGGCTGGCGGTCTCGCGCAAGAAGGCCACGGGACCCGGCAAGCGGCTCGGTTCGCTGCTCGTCAATCCGGGAGGGCCGGGCGGTTCGGCGGTCGGTTACCTCCAGTCGTACGCGGGAATCGGCTATCCGGCGGACGTCCGTGCCCGCTACGACATGGTCGCGGTCGACCCGCGAGGGGTGGCCCGCAGCGAGCCGGTCGAGTGCCTCAACGGTCGCGCGATGGACGCGTTCACGCAGACGGACACCACGCCGGACAACGGCCGGGAGACGGATCAGCTCGTCGCGGCGTACAAGAAGTTCGCCGAGGGCTGCGGCGCGCACTCGCCCGAGCTGCTCCGGCACGTCTCCACGGTCGAGGCGGCCCGTGACATGGACATCCTGCGGGCGGTGCTGGGAGACCGGAAGCTGACGTACGTGGGGGCGTCGTACGGGACGTTCCTGGGGGCGACGTACGCGGGGCTGTACCCGGACCGGGTGGGCCGGCTGGTGCTGGACGGCGCCCTCGACCCGTCCCTGAACGCGCGCAAGCTCAACGAGGAGCAGACGGCCGGGTTCGAGACGGCGTTCCAGTCCTTCGCGAAGGACTGTGTGCGGCACAGCGACTGCCCGCTGGGCGACGCGGGCACGAGCCCGGACGAGGTGGGCCGGAATCTGAAGGCGTTCTTCCAGCAGCTGGACAAGCAGCCGATCCCGACGGGGGACCCGGACGGCCGCAAGCTGGGAGAGGCGCTCGCGACGACCGGGGTCATCGCGGCGATGTACGACGAGACGGCGTGGCCGCAGCTGCGGGACGCACTCACCTCCGCGATGAAGAAGAACGACGGGGCGGGCCTGCTCGCCCTCTCCGACAGCTACTACGAGCGGGACGCCGACGGCCGGTACGCGAACCTGATGTCCGCCAACGCCGCCGTGAACTGCCTCGACCTGCCTCCCGCCTTCTCCGGCCCCGACCAGGTGGAGCAGTCGCTCCCGGCCTTCGAGAAGGCGTCCCCCGTCTTCGGCGAGGGCCTGGCCTGGGCCTCGCTGAACTGTGCGTACTGGCCCGTCAGGAACACCGGCGAGCCCCACCGCATCGAGGCGAAGGGAGCGGCGCCGATCCTGGTCGTGGGCACGACCCGGGACCCGGCGACCCCGTACCCCTGGGCGCAGTCCCTGGCCTCCCAGCTCTCCTCCGGCACCCTCCTGACGTACGTCGGCGACGGCCACACCGCCTACGGGCGCGGCAGCAGCTGCATCGACTCCGCGATCAACGGCTACCTCCTCCAGGGCATGCCTCCGGAGAAGGGAAAGCGCTGCTCATAGCCGTCCCGGGCAGCCGCGGAGCCCCCGCACCGGGCGGTGTGCGGAGCACCCCGGGAAACTGTGTAGACTTACCGACGTTGCTGATCGCACCATAGGTGTGGACAGCGCGCCGCCTTAGCTCAGATGGCCAGAGCAACGCACTCGTAATGCGTAGGTCTCGGGTTCGAATCCCGAAGGCGGCTCTGTGGAAGCCTCAGGACTCACTCGCCGTGACCTGGGGCTTTTGCTTTTTTCGAGCGCGACGGCGTCCTTACACGCGACCGCCCCGACCCCGCCCCCCCGTCAGTGGCCGCTCGGGTCGTGGGCCGAGACCGGGATCGTCTCCTTGTGGAAGAAGGACGGGCGGAAGGCGTTGTACGCGAGCATCAGGACGGCTCCGAGGAGGAGGGCGCCGATGCCGGTGACGAAGACGCCGCCGAGCTGCCAGTGCGGCGGGAACGGCAGGGTCCACGACGTGCTGCCGTAGTCGGCGGCGGCGTACACGATGCAGGCGTTGACGAAGAAGTAGAACAGCATCAGACCGCCCAGGCCCGGCATGATCCCGCGCGTCCACAGGTCGCGCGGGCTGCGCGTGAGGACCTTGCGGTAATACCAGACGCAGGCGAAGCCCGTGAGCCCGTAGTAGAAGGCGATCATCAGGCCGACGGAGCCGATGGAGTCGGCCAGGACGTTCTCGCTGACCCGGGTCAGGATGACGTAGAAGACGGCCGAGGCCAGCCCCATGCCCACGGTGGACCAGGTCGGGGTCAGGAACCGGGGGTGGATACGGGCGAAGCGCTGCGGGATGGCCTTGAACGCCGCCATGGACAGGGTCGTACGGGCCGTCGGGAGGATCGTCGTCTGGGTGGAGGCCGCCGCCGAGGTGAGGACCATGACGATCAGGAGCTTGGTGGCGACCGTGCCCCAGCCCCCGCTGCCGAAGACCTCGGCACCGAGACTGGAGAGGACGTCTCCGGAGTTGTCCGGGTTGCCCAGGCCGATGCCCTTGTCGCCGACGCCCGCGAAGGCCTGCGCGGACGTGGTGACCAGGACGTAGACGAGCAGCAGGATGACCGTCGAGATGACGGCCGCGCGGCCGGGCGTGCGGTCGCGGTCGACGGTCTCCTCATTCACGGACACCGCCGTGTCCCAGCCCCAGTAGATGAACACACCGGCGAGGATGCTCTTGGTCAGGTCGTCGAACGAGTTGATCTCGAAGGGGTTGAACCACGACCACGAGATCTCCGACGACGAGCCCGGTGCCGACCCTCCGTACACCTTGACCAGCGCGGTGATCGCCAGCAGGAACAGCACCACGATCTCGATGGTGAGCAGCGCCTTCTGGAGGTTCGCGGACAGCTCGATGCCGATGTAGCAGATCAGCGTCATCAGGGCGATCCACACGACGCCGACGAAGGTGACCCAGAAGGTGTTCTGCGCCAGTCCGTCCGCGCCGATGAGCTGGAAGCCGTACGCGCCGGCGATCTGGGCCAGATTGGCCATCACGATGATGTCGGCCGCGACGATGCCCCAGCCGCCCAGCCAGCCGGTACGGGGGCCGAAGGCCCGGGACGCCCAGGTGAACGTGGTGCCGCAGTCGGGGTCGGCCCGGTTCAGTTCCTTGTAGCCGTAGGCGATGAGGAACATCGGGACGAACGCGAGGATGACCACGATCGGTGACTGGAAGCCCACGATCCCGACGATGACGCCGAGGGTCGCCGCGAGGCTGTAGGCGGGAGCCGTCGAGGCCAGCCCGATCACCGTGCTGGAGAACAGGCCCAGGGCGCCGCCCTTGAGACCCTTGTCCGTGGCGCCGGGGCCCAACGGGGGCAGTGGCGCGGGCGGCGGTACGGATGGTGAGCTCATGGCGCCCTCCGGAACCTGGTGGCGCCCGCCGGGGTGGACCGGGCGCACGCTGTCCCCGGCCCGGAAGCCTGGGCATCCTGCGGATCACCGGGGGACGCCCGGGGAGCCGGGCCGCTCCCACCAGCATGAACCCGCTCGCCGACAACCGGTAGTCGAGCCGCGCCCCGCGCGGCCGTCAGGTGTACGAGGGCCGGCCGGGCCGGGCGGTGTCATCCTGCGGGGATGACGGGATCCAGCACGGCGGGCGGCGGGTACTCCGGTACTCCGCTGGCCCGGAAGATCGGCATCAAGGCGGGGCACCGGGTACGGCTGGTCCACGGGCCGCCGGACTGGGGGATTCCCGGGCTGCCCGAGGACTGCGAGATCGGCGAGGGCGGCCCGGAAGGAGCCGCCGTCACCGTCGCCTTCTTCCGCGAGCACGCGGAGCTGGCCGCGCGGGCGGCCGGGCTGGCCGCGGACCTGTCCGACGCGGCCATGCTGTGGATCGCCTGGCCCCGTCGCGCGGCCGGGCACCGCAGCGACATCACCGAGAACGATCTGCGGGACCTCTTCCTGCCCCTGGGCCTCGTCGACGTGAAGGTGGCCGCCCTGGGGGAGGACTGGTCGGGGCTGAAATTCGTCCGGCGCAAGGAGAACCGGAGCTCTTGATCACGGACGTATGACCGTAGATCAGGACGTACGTACGGCTGACGTACGCGTGTACCCGAGGGAGTACGTGAGGGGTCGTCCCGGTGAACGACTAGCATCGCGGCACAGTTGTCGGCCGGGATGGGGTGGGTGTCGTGTCACAGGCGGAGGAGGGGCCACGGATCGCCGTAGCCGTGGTGACCATGGGCAACCGGCCCGTCGAGGTCGACGCGCTGCTCACCTCCGTGGCCAAACAGGACGTGGCGCCGGCCCGCATCGTGATCATCGGCAACGGCTGTCCGCTGCCCGAGTTCGCCGAACGCCTCGGTCTGCCGGGCGAGGTGACCACGATCGAGGTGGAGGACAACCTCGGCTGCCCCGGTGGCCGGAATGTCGGCCTGAGCCGGCTGCGTGAGTTCGGGGACGTGGACGTGGTCGTCGAACTCGACGACGACGGGCTCCTCGTGGACGCCGACGTGCTGCGCAAGGTGCGGGATCTGTACGCGTCCCGGCCGCGGCTCGGCATCGTCGGCTTCCGCATCGCCGACGAGAACGGGGAGACCCAGCGCCGCCATGTGCCGAGGGTCGGGGCCAAGGACCCGATGCGCGGCGGACCGGTCACCGGCTTCCTCGGGGGCGGGCACGCGCTGTCCATGCCGATGCTCGCCGAGACGGGGGACTGGCCCGCCGAGTTCTTCTTCGCGCACGAGGAGACCGACCTCGCCTGGCGGGCGATCGACGGCGGCTGGACCGTGCTGTACGAGCCCGAACTGCTCCTCCAGCACCCGAAGACCTCGCCCGCCCGGCACGCCATCTACTACCGCGTGACCGCCCGCAACCGGGTCTGGCTCACCCGCCGCAGGCTGCCCCTCGCGCTGATTCCCGTGCACCTGGGCATCTGGATCGTGCTCACACTCCTGCGGACGCGTTCGGTCGGCGGGCTGCGGGCCTGGTTCGGCGGCTTCGCGGAGGGGCTGCGCAAGTCCGGCGGGGAGCGGCGCCCGATGCGGTGGCGGACGGTCTGGCGACTCACCCGCCTCGGCCGCCCGCCGGTCATCTGAACCAGGCGAGCGGGTCCTGAGCGCCGGTCCTGACCACTGGTCCGGGGGCCGGTCCGCCGCACGGTCCGCGGCTCGGTCCCGGTCGTCGTCGGTTCTTCGGCCGGTTCCGTCGGACGGTCCTGGTCTCCAGGTCACGGATCTTCGGCCGGTTCCGTCCGATCGGCTCGGCCGTCGGTCTTCGGCCGGTCCCGTCCAGCGGTCCCGTCCGCCGGTTCCGTCGGCCGTCCTCGGACGGGATTCCGCCACGGGAATCCCGTCCGAGGGCTCGGTTCATGGAGTTCGCGTGGGGATCTTGTACGGGATCGCGCACGGGATCGGCGACCGGATTCGGTCAGGGACCGGGTACGCGACGGGGTCAGGGACCGGGTGTGCGACGGGGTACGCGACCAGGTACGGGATGCAGACGGACGGAGGCCCCGGGTCGATCACCTCGACGACCGGGGCCTTCCACGTCCCCGGATCCGGCCACGGCGGCGACACTCCCCCGAGTTACGCGTAGTACGCGCGCACCGTCGGGCCAGATCCGATGGAATGATCACATCAGGCCACGCCAACGGATCGCTAACATGAGGCCAACGGTTCCCTCGGGAACGATCACTTGACCGGCGTGAACCCGTCCTGAGGGGCGTGAATCCGCCGTGGTGCGCGGCCGGCGCGGCCGGGCGGAAAGGCGTGGAGCGGCGTGATGCGGAACGAGCTGCGGTTCGGACTGCTGGGGCCGCCGGTCCTGTACGACGCCCATGGCGAGGTCGGCTCGATCGGCAGCCGCAAGACGCGTGCCCTGCTGGCCGCGCTGCTCCTCGAACCGGGCCGGGTCGTCTCGGTCGAGGTGCTCAAGGACGCGCTGTGGGGCGGGGCGCCGCCCGCCTCCGCCCATGCCTCCCTCCAGAACCACGTGACCCGGCTGCGCCGACTCCTCGACGATCCGGAACGCCTGCGCGCGGTACCGCCGGGGTACGTCCTGCGGGTCGGCGAGGGCGAGTTGGACGTCCGCGTCTTCGAGCGGCACGCCGCCCTCGCGCGCGACGCGCACGCCGAGCGCGACTGGGAGCGGGCGCTGCGTGAGTCCGCCGCCGCGCTCGCGCTGTGGCGGGGCGCCCCGCTCGGCGGCCTGCCGCCGGAGACCGGCGGACACGCCCTCGTCCAGCGTCTGGAGGAGGCCCGGCTGCTCGTTCTGGAGTGGGGGTACGAGGCGGAGCTGGGCCTCGACCCGACCGCCTCCCGGCTCGACCGGCTGGCGCCGGAGCTGGCGGCCCGTACGGCCGAGTATCCGCTCCGCGAGTCGTTCCACCGGCTTCTGATGCTCGTCCTGCACCGCGCAGGACGCCAGGCCGAGGCGCTCGCCGTCCACCGAGACCTGCGGGCCCGCCTGCTCGACGAACTCGGCGTCGAGCCGGGCCCCGCCGTGCGCAGGGCCCACCTGGAGATCCTGCGGGAGGACGACGGGACCCCGGGGGAGTTTCGTGCCGACGAGACGGCTTCTGGCGGGGGCGCCCCGGGCACCGGAGACGCGGGCTGGATCCCGGGTGAGGCGCCGGACCGCAGACGGGGCGGCGACCGACGCAGGCAGGCCCGGGACCGGAACAACGACGTTGACGGGACCCGGGCTTGGGGCCGGGGCGGCGCCTGGAACGACGGTCGGGAGGGCGCGAACGCCGGTGGGGACGGGAGTGCCCGCCGGGACGAGGGGGTCGGCGGGGGCGACGGTATCGGCCGGGGCGGGAACGGCGACGACGGCGACAGGCGCCGGCACGGCCGTGTTGACCGTGACAGGGTCGCGGCCCGGGACATCACCACCCCCGACCGGGCGGGCAAGGGTGGTCGCGACGGCAGCAGCAGCCGGGACGGAAACCTCGGTGACGACGGCGCTGCCGGCCGCGACAGCGGCATGGGGCGCGGCGGGGGCGCCGGTCGTCACGGGAACAGCGTTCGTGACGGCAGCGTCGGCCAGAACGGCCCCGCCGGCCGGAACAGCGACGGCGGCCAGGCCGGCCGCAGTGGCCGGGACGGGGCCTTCGACCGGGACGAGAACGCCGACCTCGACGCGGACGCCGACCTCGACGCGGACGCCGGTAGGGACGCGGACCGTGGTCGAAACGGGGATGCCCGGCAGGCCGGAGACCGTGGTCGGGACGGGGATGCCCGCCATGACGCGGACCGTGGCCGGGACGGGGATGCCCGCCATGACGCCGATCGTGGTCGGGACGGGGATGCCCGCCATGACGCCGACCGTGGCCGAGACCGGGATGCCCGGCAGGACGACGACCGTGGCCGGGGCGGGGATGCCGGTCGGGACGGAGGCGGCGGTCCGGTGCAGGCCGACGGTGGGGCCGTGGAGCCCGAGGTCGGTTCCGCCCGCGCCGAACGGGACACCGCCTCACCGCCCAGGCCCGCCCAACTCCCGCCACCCCCGGCACACTTCACCGGACGTGAGGACGTCCGCGACCGGCTGCTCCGGATCCTGAACCCGGAGCACTCCCTGCGCCTCACGCACCCACAGGACCTGACGCCCGCGGCGCACCCGGACGGCGCATCCGACAGCAGGGCCTCCGCGGACGCGCCCGCCGGCGCACCCGCCCGTCCCGCCACCGGCATGCCCCGGGTGGCGGTGATCAGCGGGATGGCCGGCGTCGGCAAGAGCGCGCTCGCACTCCATGTCGCCCACGGGCTGCGGGAACGATTCACCGACGGCCAGCTGTACGTGAACCTGCACGGCGCCACCCCCGGCATGACCCCGCTCACCGCCGGTCAGGCCCTCGCCGCGCTCCTGCGCGACCTGGGGGCCGAACCCCGGCGGATCCCCGAACACCCCGACGCGGCGGCGGCGTTGCTCCGGTCGATGCTCGCCCCCACCCGCACCCTCATGGTGCTGGACGACGCGGCGCACGCCGCCCAGGTGCGGCCGCTGCTGCCGGCCGGCCCCGGCTGCGCGGTGATCGTGACGAGCCGCTCGCCGCTCGCGACCCTCGACGGCGCCGACCGCTTTCCGCTCGCGCCGCTGACGGACGAGGACAGCGCGGCCCTGCTCCGCGCGATCTCCGGCCGCCGGGAGGGACTCGACGGAGGCCACCCCCTCGTCGAACTCACCGGCCGGCTGCCGCTGGCCCTCCGGGTCGTCGCGGCCCGTCTCGCCGCCCGCCGCGCCCTGACCCCCGACGTTCTCGCCGGTCAACTGGCCGCGACAGAAGGCCGGTTGCACCATCTGGAGTACGACGACCTGAGCGTGCGCCGTTCGCTCGCCGTCGCGCACGACGCGCTGCGGGCCTCCGAGCGGGAGGCCGATCAGGACGCGGCGCTCGCCCTGTGCCGTATCGGCGCGCTCGATCTGCCCGCCTACGGAGCCGCCCTCGTCGCCCGTCTCACCGGCACCGACGAGCGCCGCGCCGAGGCCGCGCTCGACCGCCTCGTCGACGTCGCCCTCCTGGAGGAGACCGCGTACGGGCGGTACGCGCCGCACGATCTCGTACGCGACTTCGCCCGGGAGATCGCGGGCGCAGCGGAGTGCGTCCTCGGGACCGGGGTGATGGGGGCCGGTGCGGGCGTTCCGGCCGCCGGAGCCGTTCCCGGAGCCGCTCCCGGAGCCGGTGGAGCCGCCGCCCTCGCCGGCGACGACGGTCGGATACCCGTGGCCGTCGCCGAGCGCGCCCTGCGTTGGTACGCCGGTGTCGCCGCCCGTTCCCTGGAGGCGCTCCTCGAACCCGGTCTCGACCGGGAGGACCGCAGTCGGCCGACCGCCTCGCAGCCGGCGGGGCACGCGGCGGACGTGGCGGCCACGCCCCCGTTCTGCTCCGCGCGGGAGGCCTTCGCCTGGGGCGACACGGAGCTGGCGAACGTGGTCGCGCTGGCCGAGCGGTACGCGCACACCTCCCCGTACTTCCCCCTGCTGGCCCGCCTGCTCAACCCGTACGTCCAACGAAGCGGCCGGGTGGCCGAGTTGGAGGTCCTCCAGCGGGCGGCGCTCGCGGCGGCGCGACTGCTCGGCGACGAGGCGGCCGAGGCGTACGCGCTCGGCGACCTCGGAGGACTGCACTTCATGACGGGCCGGGTGGGCGAGGCGCTGACCCTGAACGACGACGCGCTCGCGATCTGGCGCCGCCTCGGAGTGCGCTCCTGCCAGCGGCGGGCCCTGAACAACCGGGGCATGCTCCTCGAATCCCTCGGCCGTCACGCGGAGTCGGGAGAGGCGCTCCTCCAAAGTCTCCAGTTCTCGCGGGAGTTGGGCGACCCGCACATGGAGGCCATCACCTACAGCCACCTCGGCAACCTGTACGAGCACACCGACCCGAGGGCCGCCATCGACCACCACAAGCGCAGTCTCGCCATCGGCGACGCCGTGCAGGACGTGATCATCCGGCACTCCGCGCACTGCAACATCGGCTACGCCCATCTGACGCTCGGTGAACCGGCCGCCGCCGTACCCCACTTCGAGGAGAGCCTGCGCATTCTCGGCGGCCACGGCGACTGGCACGGCGAGTCGCAGACCAGGCTCGGTCTGGTGCGGGCCCTGCGCGGTGTCGGTCAGTGGGAGCGGGCCGTGCGTGAGTGCGATCTGCTGCGGTGCCGTGCCGACCGCCGCGCGGACGGCTACACCGGAGGCCTCGCCCGACACCAGGCGGGCCTGCTGCTGCGGGAACGCGGTGACATCGAAGCGGCCCGCCGGGAGTGGGCGTCCGCCCTGGAGGCCCTGGAGGACACGGACAGCCCGGTGACCGGCGAACTGCGCGAGCTGCTGGCACGATAGACGGTCCGATCGCGCGCGGGTCGCGAAGGCGGCCGACGCCCCGGCCCGCCCGGTGACGCCGGTCGACTCCTTTCGTGTCCGCTCATTTCGCGTCCGCGTAGCACCGGACGACCGCCGTCGTGAACGGAAATCTCACCGGTGTCTCCCCGAAGGTGAGCCGGCCGGCGAGTTCGGCCGCGTCACGGATGGCGGCCACCACGGTCTCCGCCTCCTCGGCGGGGCAGTGCACCATCACCTCGTCGTGCTGGAAGAAGACGAGCTCGGCGGCGAGGCCGGAGCAGGTGCGGCGCAGTGCCGCCAGCATGAGCAGGGCCCAGTCGGCGGCGCTGCCCTGGACGACGAAGTTGCGCGCGAACCGGCCGCGGGCGCGGGAGTCGGAGGACGCGTATCCCGGCACCCAGCCCTGGTCGCCGCCCGTGTCGACGGGCTCGTCCTGCGGCATGCCCGCCTCCTCCCCGGTGCCCGCGCCCGAACCGGCCGCCGGGGGACAGGTCCGCCCCAGCCAGGTCCGCACGAGGCGCCCTTCCTCGCCGGCCCGGGCCGCGTCGTCGACGTAGGCCACCGCCTTGGGGAAACGGCGGCGGAGCAGGGCGAGGTTCTTCAGCCCGTCGCCGGACGTCTGGCCGTAGACGGCGCCGAGCACGGCGATCTTGGCCTGGTCCCGGTCGCCGGAGAACGCCCGGTCCGACACCGATTGGTACAGGTCGCTCTCCCGGCCCGCGACCTCCATGAGGCCGGGGTCGCGGGAGATGGCCGCGAGCACGCGCGGCTCCATCTGGTCGGCGTCGGCCACGACCAGCCGCCAGCCGGCGTCGGCGACCACGGCACGCCGGATCACCTTGGGGATCTGGAGCGCGCCGCCGCCGTTCGTCACCCAGCGCCCGGTGACGGTCCCGCCCGGCAGGTACTCGGGCCGGAACCGCCCGTCGCGCACCCAGTCCTGGAGCCAGGACCAGCCGTGGGCGACCCAGATGCGGTACAGCTTCTTGTAGGCGAGCAGCGGCTTCACGGCGGGATGGTCGATCGACTCGATCTCCCACCGCCGGGTGGATTTGACCTTGATCCCGGCCTGCGCGAACGCCTTGACGACGTCGGCGGGCAGGTCGGGCCTGACCCGTCTTCCGAAGGCAGCGGACACCTCCTCGGTGAGCTCGGCCAGGCGCCGGGGCTCACCGCCTCCGGTGTACCGGTCGCCCAGCAGTTCGCGCAGCACGTCCCGGTGGACGTCCGCGCTCCACGGCAGCCCCGCCCGGTTCATCTCGGCGGCGACCAGCATCCCCGCGGACTCCGCGGCCGTCAGCAACCGCATCCGCTCCGGGTGCGCGGTGGCTTCGTGGCGGCGCTGCTGGTCGGCGTACACCGCGAGGAGGTCCGCCAGCGGCAGGCGCACGGGGCCGGGTTCGAAGAGGGAGGACTGCGAGCCGGGTTCGGCGGACCGCTGGGGCGGGTCCGGTGGTACGGGGCCGCCGCGCAGTCTCGCGAGCGCGGCGGCCGCCGACCGGGGCTCGCCGAGCCGCCCCTCGTGCCCGAGCAGCAGGGTCTCGGCGGCCTCCACGTCGTAACACCGCTCCACTCGCACCCCCGTGGCGAGCAGACGCGGATAGACGTCGGCCGTCGACCGCCATACCCACCGGCTCACGTGCGGCCGGGTCCGTACGGCTTCCGCGAGGTCCGCCTCCCGGCGGACCTCTCCCGCGGGCAGCCCGTCCGGGCCGAGGGCGGCGATCTCGGCGCCACCGTCCTCGGCCGGCGCGAGAGCCCAGCGCTCGGTCATGATTCCGAGTCTCGCAGGAGGGTCTGACAACGGCCGCGAGCACGCCGGGAGGAACCTGGGGAGGGTCCAGGGGCCGCGTGGTGGTCCCGGACCACCACGCGGCCCCGGGTGGTGGTCCCGTGATCGTGGGACCCGCACCACCGAGCCCCCTACTGGTCCGTCTGCTGTCCGGTCCCCGCGACGACCTCCAGCACGCGCGCGAGGTAGGCCTCCGTCGCGGTCTTGTCGATGCCGAGGCCGCTGAGAACGCCTTCGCCGTTCTCGAACTCCAGCAGGGCCAGCAGGATGTGCTCGGTGCCGACGTAGTTGTGGCCGAGACGCAGGGCCTCGCGGAAGGTGAGCTCCAGGACCTTCTTGGCCGCCGGTCCGTACGGGACCAGTTCGGGGACCTCGTCGGCGGCGGGCGGGAGTGCGGCGAGGGCCGTCTCCCGGACGGCGTCCAGGGTCACGCCCTGTGCGGTGATCGCCTTCGCGGCGAGCCCCTCCTCCTCGGACAGGAGGCCGAGGACGAGGTGCTCGGGCAGTCCCTCCGTGTTGCCCGCGGCCTTCGCGCTGTTGTGCGCGGCCATGACCGTGCTCCGGGCGCGGGGCGTGTAGCGGCCGAAGCCCTGGCTGGGGTCGAGGTCCGCCTCCGCCTTCGGCACGAACCGCTTCTGCGCCGCCTGCCGGGTGACGCCCATGCTCCTGCCGATGTCGGTCCAGGACGCTCCTGACCGGCGTGCCTGATCCACGAAGTGCCCGATCAGGTGGTCGGCCACGTCACCCAGGTGATCTGCCGCGATGACCGCGTCCTGGAGCTGGTCGAGCGCGTCGGTGTGCACTTTCTTGATGGCCTCGATGAGGTCGTCGAGGCGTACGGATGCCTTGCCCGGTGAGTTCGTCGTCATGTGTCAACGCTAGGTTGACAGTGGGCGACTGTCAACCCGACGTTGACACTTGATGTCGTGTGGATCCCGCGAGGCCGCAAGA
Proteins encoded:
- a CDS encoding APC family permease; the protein is MSSPSVPPPAPLPPLGPGATDKGLKGGALGLFSSTVIGLASTAPAYSLAATLGVIVGIVGFQSPIVVILAFVPMFLIAYGYKELNRADPDCGTTFTWASRAFGPRTGWLGGWGIVAADIIVMANLAQIAGAYGFQLIGADGLAQNTFWVTFVGVVWIALMTLICYIGIELSANLQKALLTIEIVVLFLLAITALVKVYGGSAPGSSSEISWSWFNPFEINSFDDLTKSILAGVFIYWGWDTAVSVNEETVDRDRTPGRAAVISTVILLLVYVLVTTSAQAFAGVGDKGIGLGNPDNSGDVLSSLGAEVFGSGGWGTVATKLLIVMVLTSAAASTQTTILPTARTTLSMAAFKAIPQRFARIHPRFLTPTWSTVGMGLASAVFYVILTRVSENVLADSIGSVGLMIAFYYGLTGFACVWYYRKVLTRSPRDLWTRGIMPGLGGLMLFYFFVNACIVYAAADYGSTSWTLPFPPHWQLGGVFVTGIGALLLGAVLMLAYNAFRPSFFHKETIPVSAHDPSGH
- a CDS encoding alpha/beta hydrolase → MHMRRTTRPIRPLRASGVLLAAAALLISACSSSGSSTTKAATTEAVLTALPRATPSALAPYYEQKLNWRSCGVPGFECATMKAPLDYDKPGSGDVRLAVSRKKATGPGKRLGSLLVNPGGPGGSAVGYLQSYAGIGYPADVRARYDMVAVDPRGVARSEPVECLNGRAMDAFTQTDTTPDNGRETDQLVAAYKKFAEGCGAHSPELLRHVSTVEAARDMDILRAVLGDRKLTYVGASYGTFLGATYAGLYPDRVGRLVLDGALDPSLNARKLNEEQTAGFETAFQSFAKDCVRHSDCPLGDAGTSPDEVGRNLKAFFQQLDKQPIPTGDPDGRKLGEALATTGVIAAMYDETAWPQLRDALTSAMKKNDGAGLLALSDSYYERDADGRYANLMSANAAVNCLDLPPAFSGPDQVEQSLPAFEKASPVFGEGLAWASLNCAYWPVRNTGEPHRIEAKGAAPILVVGTTRDPATPYPWAQSLASQLSSGTLLTYVGDGHTAYGRGSSCIDSAINGYLLQGMPPEKGKRCS
- a CDS encoding glycosyltransferase is translated as MGVVSQAEEGPRIAVAVVTMGNRPVEVDALLTSVAKQDVAPARIVIIGNGCPLPEFAERLGLPGEVTTIEVEDNLGCPGGRNVGLSRLREFGDVDVVVELDDDGLLVDADVLRKVRDLYASRPRLGIVGFRIADENGETQRRHVPRVGAKDPMRGGPVTGFLGGGHALSMPMLAETGDWPAEFFFAHEETDLAWRAIDGGWTVLYEPELLLQHPKTSPARHAIYYRVTARNRVWLTRRRLPLALIPVHLGIWIVLTLLRTRSVGGLRAWFGGFAEGLRKSGGERRPMRWRTVWRLTRLGRPPVI
- a CDS encoding DUF3052 domain-containing protein is translated as MTGSSTAGGGYSGTPLARKIGIKAGHRVRLVHGPPDWGIPGLPEDCEIGEGGPEGAAVTVAFFREHAELAARAAGLAADLSDAAMLWIAWPRRAAGHRSDITENDLRDLFLPLGLVDVKVAALGEDWSGLKFVRRKENRSS
- a CDS encoding DNA polymerase III subunit delta' — protein: MPVWDDLVGQEKVSEQLAAAARDADALVTAVAARAPQPEASKMTHAWLFTGPPGSGRSTAARAFAAALQCVSPDRALGGIPGCGFCDGCHTSLVGTHADVQIVRTDLLSIGVKETRDLVRRAQLSPAGGRWQVIVLEDADRLTEGAGNVLLKAVEEPAPRTVWLLCAPSIEDVLPTIRSRCRLLTLRTPPVEAVADILIRRDGIEPEVAAAAARATQGHIGRARRLATDPSARQRRAAVLKLPLRIDDVGGCLKAAQELIDTAAEDAKQLAEEVDVKETEDLKAALGAAQGGRMPRGTAGVMKELEDRQKRRRTRTQRDSLDLALIDLTGFYRDVLALQLGSRLAIANAEAGDTLERLARGGSPESTLRRIDAIAACREALDRNVAPLLAVEAMTMALRAG